The following are encoded together in the Plasmodium knowlesi strain H genome assembly, chromosome: 8 genome:
- a CDS encoding tryptophan-rich antigen: MLPPCLPLLIFPFLCSWVVYENPHFARLEENWPPIRKNDDFIKKEEFAPYSSPFSKNLRIYRQSNPNSLLYYMYISMCILLYYGITCIIKMNPLKKRELRRYHDSSYIHFEDIKKNETCANSLKDKNYDQTINILYQIVNTNSANIENANNSNITDHIVSHEGGEYNPNITNDNFAKIDDHTFSNFQGDSPSNFEIEKFTHKIKHKFGKFPKLKFPKLKFPRQTKFKFSKIITPSQGNIGSKTRPNVTTGMLFNLMKKRSSTFQSEKSPNTIMKNSASVAAGKSPNGATKKETMVIFKGIPKLPNNESTEQTKKKTLAERAKEKGTPDIDKVEPAPRSHFQNFMDHTLSFLTAKIHSQMYTMKKKLLPSKIQPSEGEEKEGEGEDELEKSKREEHYSEEWKIQQFQNWKNNLDKEYNAWKVSLTSDNNQWILEKNVVFENILNKIKERWISWNIYTLEEINEGIIRLKDLESEEQWSHWLDTNWKPYNKQTWIDLIDSYEKLYYHWLRTQWNKWKSRKMTEWVSQEWKVHEDEKWEQWERRKWAKYFQRKEKGEWIKWITRNELEITVIRKWLKEKENMHFEGEGWLNWDKWKQEKFENLDEYLDSLKNKWLAGKEWMILTNASKEREQAAERPEPGGKKMPVKNAQQNSDKTNEQSDRPTDKHTDQQYLES; the protein is encoded by the exons A CGTCTGGAAGAAAATTGGCCTCCAATTCGCAAAAATGAcgattttataaaaaaggaggaatttgCTCCATATAGTTCACCTTTCTCCAAAAATCTTCGAATATATAGACAAAGTAACCCCAATTCTTTATTATACTACATGTATATTTCAATGTGTATTCTTTTATACTATGGCATAACTTGCATTATTAAAATG AACCCcttaaaaaagagagaactTCGCAGATACCATGACTCGTCATACATCCATTTTGaggatattaaaaaaaatgaaacgtgTGCAAACTCACTCAAAGATAAAAATTACGACCAGACGATCAATATTCTCTATCAAATTGTAAATACAAATTCTGCAAACATagaaaatgcaaataattcTAACATAACCGACCATATTGTTTCTCACGAAGGGGGCGAATATAATCCAAACATAACCAACgataattttgcaaaaatagaTGACCAtacattttcaaattttcagGGAGATAGCCCCTCCAATtttgaaatagaaaaatttacacataaaataaaacacaaaTTTGGGAAATTTCCAAAATTGAAGTTTCCAAAATTGAAATTTCCAAGACAGACTAAATTCAAATTTTCTAAGATAATTACACCTAGTCAAGGTAACATAGGTAGCAAAACCCGTCCCAACGTAACCACCGGAATGTTATTTAATCTGATGAAAAAGAGGTCCTCCACTTTTCAATCTGAAAAATCGCCAAACACAATAATGAAGAACTCTGCAAGCGTAGCAGCAGGTAAATCACCTAACGGTGCTACAAAGAAAGAGACCATGGTAATATTCAAAGGGATTCCCAAGTTACCAAACAACGAATCTACAGaacagacaaaaaaaaaaactctggCGGAAAGAGCCAAGGAAAAAGGGACACCTGACATAGACAAAGTGGAACCGGCTCCAAGGTCCCACTTCCAAAATTTTATGGACCATACATTATCCTTCTTGACTGCAAAAATACACTCACAAATGTAtacaatgaagaaaaaattattaccatCCAAAATCCAGCCAtctgaaggagaagaaaaagaaggtgaaGGAGAAGATGAGTTGGAAAAATCCAAGAGAGAAGAACACTACTCGGAGGAATGGAAAATACAACAATttcaaaattggaaaaataatttagaCAAAGAATACAATGCCTGGAAAGTTTCATTAACAAGTGATAACAACCAGTGGATCCTCGAGAAAAATGTAGTATTTGAAAATATactgaataaaataaaggaaagatGGATATCatggaatatatatactctGGAAGAAATTAATGAGGGCATAATTAGATTAAAAGATTTGGAAAGTGAAGAACAGTGGAGTCATTGGTTAGACACAAATTGGAAACCTTATAATAAGCAAACCTGGATTGACCTCATAGATTCGTATGAAAAATTGTATTATCATTGGTTACGTACTCAATGGAATAAATGGAAATCGAGAAAAATGACAGAATGGGTATCACAAGAATGGAAAGTTCACGAAGACGAAAAGTGGGAACAATGGGAAAGGCGGAAATgggcaaaatattttcaacgCAAAGAGAAAGGCGAATGGATCAAATGGATTACAAGAAATGAATTGGAAATAACCGTGATAAGGAAGTggctgaaggaaaaagaaaatatgcaTTTCGAAGGCGAAGGATGGTTAAATTGGGATAAGTGGAAGCAGGAGAAGTTTGAAAATCTGGACGAATATTTGGACTCGCTCAAAAATAAATGGCTCGCTGGGAAGGAGTGGATGATCTTGACGAATGCGTCAAAGGAGCGGGAACAGGCTGCAGAGCGGCCTGAGccagggggaaaaaaaatgcccgtAAAAAATGCACAGCAAAATAGTGATAAAACGAACGAACAAAGTGACCGCCCAACTGACAAGCATACTGACCAACAGTATTTGGAAAGTTAA